A genomic segment from Rhizoctonia solani chromosome 11, complete sequence encodes:
- a CDS encoding oxalate decarboxylase, whose translation MRMSLALALALSTGVLGAPAPAADTKPSATKDSHYYILVQVCRTFTDDRLINELPEPIRGSRGANILGPQNVELDRQNPDILAPPTTDSGSVENVKWPFSLSHNRIQDGGWARQQNVHSMPIATTIAGVNMRLKAGTMREMHWHITAEWAYILEGSCRIVVVNTEGQNYIADVYPGDLWYFPPGIPHVLQGLNDTADGCEFLLVFDDGEFSEDSTFSVTDWASHIPKEVLSRNFKVNASAFDHIPDRELYMIPTAVPTGTPEEEGVKSPQGVSTLPYTFAASKINATEVPGGTVKVVDSRTFKVSKTIALAEVTVEVGGMRELHWHPTQPECEGNARITVFAAEGNARTFNYQPGDIGYVPPSFGHYVENIGNTTLKLLEIFNSDKYEDISLNQWLALTPPDMVKAHLQLSDDTISKLQKVKPVVVGPGLL comes from the exons ATGCGTATGTCCCTTGCTCTAGCTCTAGCTCTTTCCACGGGTGTTCTTGGTGCCCCGGCCCCGGCTGCAGATACGAAACCATCGGCCACAAAGGATTCCCACTACTATATTCTCGTCCAAGTCTGCAGGACCTTCACCGACGACCGACTCATT AACGAATTACCAGAGCCCATTCGCGGATCGAGAGGCGCAAACATCCTTGGCCCTCAGAACGTCGAGCTCGATCGTCAGAACCCTGACATCCTCGCACCCCCAACTACAGATAGCGGTTCGGt CGAGAACgtcaaatggccattcaGTCTGTCACACAACCGTATTCAGGATGGCGGTTGGGCGCGTCAGCAGAACG TCCATTCGATGCCAATCGCGACAACTATAGCTGGTGTAAATATGCGTCTGAAAGCAGGAACGATGCG TGAAATGCATTGGCATATCACTGCGGAG TGGGCATATATCCTGGAG GGAAGCTGCCGTATTGTTGTCGTGAACACTGAAGGCCAGAATTATATAGCTGATGTT TATCCGGGAGATCTTTGGTACTTTCCACCCGGTATCCCCCATGTCCTTCAGGGCCTTAATGACACCGCTGACGGCTGTGAATTCCTCCTT GTCTTCGACGATGGGGAATTCAGTGAAGATTCTACTTTCTCGGTTACAGACTGGGCATCCCATATCCCCAAGGAAGTCTTGAGCCGGAACTTCAAGGTCAATGCCTCAGCTTTTGATCACATTCCTGACCGCGAGTTGTATATGATCCCAACTGCGGTACCGACGGGTACTCCCGAAGAAGAAGGGGTCAAGAGCCCTCAAGGTGTATCTACTTTACCTTACACGTTTGCTGCCAGCAAGATCAACGCCACCGAA GTTCCGGGTGGAACAGTCAAGGTCGTCGATTCACGCACATTCAAAGTCAGCAAGACTATTGCACTTGCAGAG GTGACTGTTGAGGTTGGAGGAATGCGTGAACTTCAT TGGCATCCAACCCAACCCGAATG TGAGGGAAATGCCCGCATCACTGTGTTTGCAGCTGAGGGTAACGCACGCACTTTCAATTATCAACCGGGAGATATCG GTTATGTCCCGCCATCATTCGGGCACTATGTTGAGAACATTGGAAACACAACGCTCAAGCTCCTTGAAATTTTCAACTCCGACAAGTATGAAGACATTTCACTGAATCAATGGCTGGCGCTCACACCGCCTGATATGGTCAAG GCTCACCTACAGCTGAGCGACGACACCATTAGCAAACTGCAAAAAGTAAAGCCAGTTGTAGTTGGGCCTGGTCTCCTTTAA
- a CDS encoding cytochrome P450 family protein: MDTDSSCLIQCSAALGALMVVFYVAPYLLDPYNYRHRFPGPPLAGFTNWWMYRVVRAGNHSEIVKQLHAKYGTFVRLGPNHISISDPDALETVYGHGSGVLKSDFYHSFRNGPNTNTFNTQDKAEHSKKRRRLANAFSPQNVLDFQPRVRNLIWQLCVQWDLRCEEAARGTSGPNWVANNGRATMNVCAQFSYLAFDIIGDLALGSPFGLIQAQTDSSPSIESIDASGQPVRGTMRVPVIETIAGAAFTGMTYGGRGIDLVDKLLEAKNDDGSPLSANELYAEAVMLLVAGSDTTSNTLSSLCYHLAIHPEVQRELQAELDLHVPYDSSEETSGKAPPNDAVVYYEMIKNLPYLDACIKEALRIHSTVGTGMPRTVPSGKTITVAGQTFEAGSVISVPSYTTNRSSVWGNDASDFRPGRWLEDGAGTLNKYFVPFSIGPRACIGRNLAYMDLMLIVATLFRRYQVEALPTTKIVIREAFARQTAKCEVSIRRRSVP; this comes from the exons ATGGATACCGACTCGTCTTGTCTCATTCAATGCTCTGCAGCACTTGGCGCACTAATG GTGGTTTTTTACGTAGCTCCTTACTTGCTTGATCCGTACAACTACCGCCATCGATTCCCTGGACCACCTTTGGCTGGGTTCACAAATTGGTGGATGTACCGCGTTGTGCGGGCCGGTAACCATAGTGAGATTGTAAAGCAGCTACACGCGAAATATG GTACTTTTGTGCGACTTGGACCTAATCATATCAGCATTTCCGATCCAGATGCTCTAGAG ACAGTGTATGGGCATGGCAGTGGGGTTCTGAAATCCGACTTTTACCATTCGTTCCGAAATGGTCCCAACACGAATACGTTTAATACACAGGATAAGGCTGAACACTCTA AGAAACGCAGACGCCTAGCCAATGCCTTCAGTCCGCAGAATGTCCTTGATTTCCAACCCCGAGTGCGCAATCTTATTTGGCAGCTGTGTGTACAATGGGACCTACGATGCGAGGAAGCTGCTCGCGGAACCTCGGGTCCCAACTGGGTTGCAAACAATGGGCGGGCAACAATGAATGTTTGCGCTC AGTTCTCCTATCTTGCGTTCGACATTATTGGCGATCTCGCGCTAGGATCTCCATTCGGGCTTATTCAGGCTCAAACAGATTCTTCACCATCTATCGAGTCTATCGATGCATCTGGACAACCCGTGCGCGGGACAATGCGAGTTCCAGTAATTGAAACGATAGCTGGCGCAGCATTCACTGGCATGACA TATGGAGGGCGCGGTATCGACCTGGTCGACAAACTCCTTGAAGCAAAGAATGATGACGGTAGTCCCTTGTCTGCTAATGAGTTGTATGCGGAGGCTGTAATGCTGCTTGTTGCTGGAAGCGACACAACGAGCAA CACACTGAGCTCCTTATGCTACCACTTGGCGATTCATCCGGAGGTCCAGCGAGAATTACAAGCTGAACTCGATCTCCATGTCCCATATGACTCATCCGAAGAAACTAGTGGCAAGGCGCCGCCAAACGATGCGGTAGTTTACTATGAGATGATAAAGAACCTGCCTTACTTGGATGCATGTATTAAAGAGGCATTGCGGATCCATTCGACGGTCGGCACAGGCATGCCTCGGACTGTTCCATCCGGGAAGACGATCACCGTTGCTGGCCAGACGTTCGAGGCAGGGAGCGTAATTAGTGTTCCCTCATACACGACCAATCGATCAAGCGTCTGGGGGAATGACGCTAGTGATTTTCGGCCTGGACGTTGGCTGGAAGACGGTGCTGGCACTCTGAACAAATACTTCGTGCCATTCTCAATAGGACCAAG AGCCTGTATCGGCCGGAACCTGGCGTATATGGATCTGATGTTGATTGTGGCTACCCTATTTCGTCGTTATCAAGTTGAGGCACTTCCTACGACCAAG ATCGTTATTCGTGAAGCATTCGCACGACAAACGGCCAAATGTGAAGTCAGTATCCGTCGGAGGAGTGTTCCATGA
- a CDS encoding pyridoxamine 5'-phosphate oxidase family protein, with the protein MSGWDDPTPLSGMVNRDPPSNQKNPVRTGWRGWGKSMFAGWQAKAAERGPAATARVALMGNVTVFYGVTGEGDTEADLEARQMSECFLAKHPDAKWWVPGRPGAPHVAWWARFDPQAVFYVGGFGNEHYIGAELTTLYFVLSVVHCVLQVILQLAAHAINVNARHLVTHILEQAKLTMDKFALVENKRRVPQVRTTDLTLTLCRGIPGQFGFTGKDVCDVLWSQSRGLVNDTVEDFLSPSSESDDNNNKSSSDSDDDKTTSPLPVQAPTVSFSSTRASSTFASSTSNSVSTFPVAPTLVSSTPTLSSTSRRTTTSLSVSITTTSFVASTSSPHDSPTSSTFTSFPSETSTTTGPTAPTGIQNLIRPRPGSGSSDSGSDNDTGVISAHFVRRRALKQRSTVSESRDSTRKVFDREKLRPLSLPRSQPRVPSQSSSVDIDESHPDLKTHIRRARVAPITNSLLKRTLEGSTLEYIPIAPRAVDPMRFVSRHSRRTKRSRNLTARSPFISDEQDVKITPIWRFEVDSDDEKKHQSGNLAGNSTVPMNMNRGKPILVSVKISGLVGPGMGDQQIMAGNGTATFGDVELSPGCALALSWPAQVLRDFAREDLAMIGFQVWLLGMSVVAILNESVPHMVAGLFTQALSTGWSAFQMARSASFRAQYGETIVRGACSGVDVLPEYFTHRTTDEIPIVVFNAVFLITMTILSWRVCKYPSAMRSLFFVTSSALWVDELLNGSIACFAEHQGLYKGVFITSILLLLPWLILGWIGVRRENKLMMHAFLIISLLFITAWAAMFASDVYRWSFATWPFFAAMTVTSFVVLVATTGLAIVCRYNFKKGLALFLQSQQILPSGDFTDAMPDPEKVGFPAQRAGEELPTFSVAFGHGGVPQPPSQMFPVQPAAAVSRSTTLSNDRPAGYSVNPYVTNRSDFWGEGNVARSASMRSKSSTDTSSAPTIRSTDPMLFDHDIPRYSSEEEPDSVRRELPQWEEVRRSQLPSTFDLQPSHLSIQPQTQARPQLDRDSTYSSGTTGTGTGQFEVLRDGEWQKVDARELYRASIVSGVTHTSGFSGASWARGDDAGPLPTRAAVPVPPVPAYRPLQAPLPVAAAPRAFVGLPGKNIKPQTTASGRVTQQFSPPQATGVLGGVAVPPGW; encoded by the exons ATGAgtggttgggatgatccAACTCCGCTCAGTGGAATGGTGAATCGGGACCCGCCGAGCAATCAGAAAAACCCCGTTAGGACGGGATGGCGGGGTTGGGGCAAAAGCATGTTTGCCGGCTGGCAAGCGAAAGCGGCTGAGCGAGGCCCGGCAGCGACGGCGCGAGTTGCGTTGATGGGGAATGTCACCGTTTTCTATGGTGTGACAGGCGAGGGAGACACGGAAG CCGACCTGGAGGCCCGTCAAATGTCAGAGTGCTTTTTGGCTAAACATCCTGACGCAAAGTGGTGGGTACCCGGGCGTCCTGGAGCGCCTCATGTGGcgtggtgggcacggttcgATCCTCAA GCTGTATTCTACGTGGGAGGGTTTGGAAA CGAACACTATATCGG GGCCGAG CTCACGACACTCTACTTTGTGCTCTCCGTCGTCCACTGCGTGCTCCAAGTCATCCTTCAACTAGCCGCACATGCAATCAATGTCAATGCTCGGCACTTGGTTACCCACATCCTCGAGCAGGCCAAGCTCACAATGGAC AAATTCGCTCTCGTGGAGAACAAGCGTCGGGTTCCTCAAGTACGAACAACCGATCTGACACTCACATTGTGCAGGGGCATTCCCGGCCAATTCGGGTTTACGGGGAAAGATGTCTGTGATGTACTATGGAGCCAGAGTCGGGGCTTGGTCAATGACACT GTCGAAGACTTCCTTTCTCCCAGTTCCGAAAGTGatgacaacaacaacaaatcGAGCTCGGATTCTGACGACGACAAGACAACGTCGCCTCTTCCCGTACAAGCACCGACTGTCTCGTTCTCGTCAACGCGCGCATCTTCGACTTTTGCATCCTCAACTTCCAATTCAGTTTCAACTTTTCCTGTTGCACCTACACTTGTCAGCTCGACGCCGACTTTATCTTCAACTTCCCGACGCACAACTACTTCTCTTTCTGTTTCTATAACTACTACATCTTTTGTCGCATCTACCAGTAGCCCTCATGATTCACCTACATCTTCAACATTCACTTCGTTCCCTTCCGAGACCTCTACAACAACCGGTCCCACCGCGCCGACTGGCATTCAAAACCTTATCAGACCGAGACCAGGCTCTGGATCGTCGGACTCGGGCTCGGACAATGATACGGGGGTTATCTCAGCTCACTTCGTGCGAAGGCGAGCACTCAAGCAGAGGTCCACTGTCTCTGAGAGCAGAGATAGCACAAGGAAGGTCTTCGATAGGGAGAAGCTTAGG CCACTTTCCCTGCCTCGCTCTCAACCTCGCGTCCCCTCCCAATCATCCTCTGTCGACATCGATGAATCTCATCCCGATCTCAAAACACACATTCGCCGTGCACGCGTCGCTCCCATAACTAACTCTCTACTCAAGCGCACTCTAGAAGGATCAACATTAGAATATATTCCAATCGCCCCACGAGCCGTCGATCCCATGCGATTTGTTTCTCGTCACTCGAGACGTACCAAGCGTTCAAGAAACCTAACTGCCCGGTCACCCTTCATCTCGGACGAACAAGATGTCAAAATTACACCCATCTGGAGATTCGAAGTCGACTCGGATGACGAGAAGAAACACCAAAGCGGGAATCTGGCCGGGAATTCGACTGTCCCAATGAATA TGAACCGAGGCAAACCTATTCTCGTCTCCGTCAAGATATCTGGATTGGTTGGCCCCGGGATGGGCGATCAGCAAATCATGGCCGGGAACGGTACCG CTACCTTTGGTGACGTAGAACTTTCTCCCGGATGTGCACTCGCCTTGTCATGGCCCGCGCAAGTGCTGCGTGATTTTGCTCGGGAAGATCTTGCCATGATCGGGTTCCAGGTCTGGTTATTGGGAATGAGTGTGGTCGCT ATTCTCAACGAGAGTGTCCCTCACAT GGTCGCGGGACTATTCACGCAAGCACTTTCTACAGGGTGGTCCGCATTCCAGATGGCACGGTCTGCTTCGTTCCGAGCACAATACGGAGAAACGATCGTTCGTGGAGCTTGCTCAGGAGTCGACGTGCTTCCCGAATACTTTACTCATCGCACAACAGACGAG ATTCCAATCGTGGTCTTCAATGCAGTCTTCTTGATCACAATGACGATCTTGTCATGGAGGGTCTGCAAG TATCCATCTGCAATGCGCAGTTTATTCTTCGTCACATCCAGTGCTCTCTGGGTCGATGAGCTTCTCAATGGTTCAATTGCTTGTTTCGCGGAACACCAGGGGCTTTACAAAGGGGTGTTCATCACAAGCATCTTG CTTTTACTCCCTTGGTTGATCCTCGGTTGGATTGGCGTCCGCCGGGAGAACAAACTCATGATGCACGCTTTCTTGATCATCAGCTTGCTCTTCATCACGGCCTGGGCTGCCATGTTTGCTTCAGACGTTTATCGATGGTCATTTGCTACCTGGCCGTTTTTCGCAGCAATGACCGTCACATCATTTGTGGTCTTGGTCGCAACCACCGGCCTTGCTATCGTTTGCAGGTACAACTTCAAGAAAG GTCTAGCTCTATTCT TGCAATCTCAGCAGATCCTTCCTAGTGGTGATTTCACCGACGCCATGCCTGACCCGGAAAAGGTTGGCTTTCCGGCTCAGCGGGCTGGAGAAGAGCTCCCGACTTTTTCCGTCGCCTTTGGCCATGGCGGAGTCCCTCAGCCCCCTTCACAGATGTTCCCGGTACAACCAGCGGCTGCCGTCTCCCGTAGTACCACACTGAGCAACGATCGCCCAGCTGGATATTCGGTCAATCCGTATGTCACCAACAGATCCGACTTTTGGGGAGAGGGGAATGTCGCTCGTAGTGCTTCTATGCGAAGCAAATCGAGCACTGACACGAGCTCTGCGCCCACTATCCGTTCGACGGATCCTATGCTGTTTGACCATGACATTCCGAGATACTCGTCCGAAGAAGAACCAGATTCTGTCCGTCGCGAGCTCCCTCAGTGGGAAGAAGTCAGGCGTTCGCAACTGCCTTCTACATTTGATCTTCAGCCATCCCACTTGTCGATCCAACCTCAGACTCAAGCTCGGCCACAACTGGATAGGGATAGCACTTATTCTTCGGGAACTACTGGGACGGGAACCGGTCAGTTTGAAGTGCTTCGTGATGGGGAATGGCAAAAGGTGGATGCGCGAGAATTATATCGGGCCAGTATTGTCTCGGGCGTGACGCATACGAGCGGGTTCTCGGGTGCGTCATGGGCGCGTGGAGATGATGCTGGGCCGTTACCTACAAGGGCCGCCGTTCCGGTACCACCTGTACCAGCATACAGGCCACTACAGGCTCCACtccctgttgctgctgcACCTCGCGCGTTTGTCGGTCTCCCTGGCAAGAACATTAAGCCCCAAACGACGGCCAGCGGGCGTGTTACTCAGCAGTTTTCTCCTCCCCAGGCGACTGGTGTACTGGGTGGCGTTGCTGTACCACCAGGGTGGTGA
- a CDS encoding GNAT family acetyltransferase — MATAAAMPIPTPAGATAIPATISSRKTARPAARISLASLTPNNLGTLRKLNSVLFPIRYSEKFYKEVLEPELDEFCKLIYYNDVPVGAVCSRIERGRMPGEACVYIMTMGVLAPYRGLGLGSMALQQVFNAAAQYNGSIGDKPPIGTPPQSSTISFNALNRKITSFYLHVHVPNTDARTFYERYGFVERERIEGYYRKLGSSDGPERDAWVLERPVTTETNGTD, encoded by the exons ATGGCAACCGCTGCTGCTATGCCCATACCTACACCCGCTGGCGCGACTGCGATTCCGGCAACTATCTCGTCCCGTAAGACTGCGCGCCCTGCCGCCCGTATCTCACTAGCCTCGTTGACTCCGAATAACCTCGGCACACTCAGAAAACTTAACTCTGTTTTATTTCCTATTCGTTACTCTGAGAAGTTCTACAAGGAGGTCCTTGAGCCTGAGCTGGACGAATTCTGTAAACTAA TCTATTACAACGATGTTCCTGTGGGAGCAGTATGCAGTCGTATTGAGAGGGGGCGCATGCCAGGAGAGGCTTGTGTATACATTATGACAATGGGCGTGCTTGCT CCATATCGTGGTCTCGGTTTGGGCTCAATGGCCCTCCAGCAGGTGTTCAACGCTGCTGCACAATACAACGGGTCGATCGGTGACAAGCCACCCATCGGCACACCTCCACAATCATCCACGATCTCGTTCAACGCGCTCAACCGCAAGATTACGTCATTCTACTTACATGTCCATGTGCCCAATACCGACGCCCGAACGTTCTACGAGCGATATGGCTTTGTCGAACGCGAGCGTATTGAGGGGTATTATCGCAAATTGGGATCGAGTGATGGTCCTGAGCGCGACGCGTGGGTTCTCGAGAGACCCGTCACGACCGAGACAAACGGAACAGATTGA
- a CDS encoding bolA domain protein has product MSSPNSTNGPVYQAIHEKLTKLLRPASLDITNDSWQHRHHTAMRESGGGNGETHFTVRVVSDSFTGKTTMQRHRMIYGALSDELAQGVHALSLQTKTPDEVATPSTGN; this is encoded by the exons ATGTCGAGCCCTAACTCTACGAACGGCCCAGTATACCAGGCAATCCACGAAAAG CTTACAAAGCTGCTGCGACCGGCTTCGCTTGATATCACAAATGACTCATGGCAACATCGGCATCACACTGCAATGCGAGAGAGCGGCGGAGGAAATGGCGAGACTC ATTTCACAGTCCGGGTCGTATCCGACTCGTTCACGGGAAAA ACTACAATGCAAAGGCATCGAATGATCTACGGTGCTCTCTCGGATGAATTGGCCCAAGGGGTTCATGCCTTGTCGCTCCAGACCAAAACACCCGATGAGGTGGCCACACCGAGCACCGGAAATTAG
- a CDS encoding methyltransferase domain protein, with product MNTTLAARLFTPGLRRGSVQAAAISRPLASLSGVPRPSTHLPQGYVPLGQPDATRVIPHTIRNHQSAPKAEYLLPSDKVEADRLQLQHDMFKTLYDNKNLLSGARLTKDSQVLDSGVGSGAWLTAISKEVPGIHIQGIDIEDNLFPRPAPKNVKLNRMSVLDLPLSWTNRFDLVHQRGFVLGLRREEWPVALAQLYRVTKPGGYIQILDGNLSRARNVGPANRMQNAMLAELCRRRGLVLNVTDHLADMVRAAGFRGVKEDARNIVMSSRNGKLGRDAWTNQYLAFKGLKTPMLKAGGLNHVQTEGEFDQMIEDMGREWEEKGGECGYVVVCARKPLN from the exons ATGAATACTACTCTTGCTGCTCGCCTCTTCACTCCTGGACTTCGTCGCGGTTCCGTTCAAGCTGCAGCAATCTCCCGGCCTTTGGCTAGTCT CTCGGGGGTCCCTCGTCCAAGCACACACCTCCCACAAGGCTATGTTCCTCTCGGACAACCCGATGCGACTCGAGTGATCCCTCATACTATTCGCAATCACCAGTCGGCACCCAAGGCCGAATACCTCCTGCCTTCTGACAAGGTTGAGGCTGACCG TCTTCAGCTTCAGCATGACATGTTCAAGACCTTGTATGATAACAAAAATCTCCTCTCTGGAGCTCGCCTTACCAAGGACTCACAAGTTCTAGACTCGGGAGTTGGATCAG GCGCTTGGCTTACGGCCATCTCTAAGGAAGTTCCGGGAATCCATATCCAAGGCATTGACATTGAGGATAACCTATTCCCCCGCCCGGCTCCCAAGAACGTCAAGCTAAATCGCATGTCCGTTCTTGACCTCCCGTTGTCATGGACCAACCGCTTCGATCTTGTCCACCAACGCGGCTTTGTTCTCGGCCTTCGTCGTGAAGAATGGCCCGTTGCTCTTGCTCAACTGTACCGTGTTACCAAACCGGGCGGATACATCCAGATCCTCGATGGCAACTTGTCTCGTGCACGAAACGTCGGGCCGGCTAACAGGATGCAGAACGCCATGCTCGCCGAGCTCTGCCGGCGACGAGGGCTCGTGCTCAACGTAACCGACCACCTCGCTGATATGGTTCGCGCTGCTGGGTTCAGGGGTGTCAAGGAGGACGCCCGCAATATCGTCATGAGCTCTCGCAACGGCAAGCTCGGTCGCGATGCCTGGACCAATCAATACCTTGCGTTCAAGGGCCTCAAGACCCCTATGCTCAAAGCAGGTGGTCTGAACCATGTTCAAACCGAGGGCGAGTTTGATCAAATGATCGAAGACATGGGCCGCGAGTGGGAGGAAAAGGGTGGAGAGTGCGGATACGTTGTCGTGTGCGCGCGTAAACCCCTCAACTGA